From one Mycolicibacterium sp. HK-90 genomic stretch:
- a CDS encoding phosphoenolpyruvate carboxykinase (GTP), giving the protein MTSATIPGLDTAPTKHQGLLAWVQEVAELTQPDRVVFADGSAEEYDRLAAHLVEQGTFQKLNDEKQPNSYLALSDPSDVARVESRTFICSGRELDAGPTNNWMDPAKMRGIMTDLYRGSMRGRTMWVVPFCMGPLDAEDPKLGVEITDSEYVVVSMRTMTRMGAKALEKIGDDGFFVKALHSIGAPLEPGQKDVPWPCNDTKYITHFPETREIWSFGSGYGGNALLGKKCYSLRIASAMAHDEGWLAEHMLIVKLISPENKSYFIAAAFPSACGKTNLAMLQPTIPGWRAETVGDDIAWMRFGKDGRLYAVNPEFGFFGVAPGTNWDSNPNAMKTIAAGNTVFTNVAKTDDNDVWWEGLEGDPDHLIDWKGQDWYRESEDKAAHPNSRYCTPIAQCPTLAPEWDDPQGVPISAILFGGRRKTTVPLVTQARDWQHGVFIGATLGSEQTAAAEGKVGTVRRDPMAMLPFLGYNVGDYFQHWINIGKNADESKLPAVFFVNWFRRGEDGRFLWPGFGENSRVLKWAIERIEHKADGKSTPIGIVPTADDLDLSGLDVDPADVNEALAVNADEWRAELPLIEEWFEFVGEKLPTGIKDEFDALKHRLAEES; this is encoded by the coding sequence ATGACCTCAGCGACCATTCCCGGTCTGGACACCGCACCGACGAAACATCAGGGACTGCTGGCCTGGGTTCAGGAGGTCGCAGAGCTGACTCAGCCCGACCGGGTGGTCTTCGCCGACGGGTCCGCCGAGGAGTACGACCGTCTTGCCGCCCATCTGGTCGAGCAGGGCACCTTCCAGAAGCTCAACGACGAGAAGCAGCCGAACTCGTACCTGGCGCTCTCGGATCCCTCCGACGTCGCCCGCGTCGAGTCGCGCACCTTCATCTGCTCCGGGCGTGAGCTCGACGCCGGGCCCACCAACAACTGGATGGACCCCGCCAAGATGCGCGGGATCATGACCGACCTGTACCGCGGTTCGATGCGCGGCCGCACCATGTGGGTCGTTCCGTTCTGCATGGGTCCGCTGGACGCCGAGGACCCGAAGCTGGGTGTGGAGATCACCGACTCGGAGTACGTGGTGGTGTCGATGCGCACCATGACCCGGATGGGTGCGAAGGCACTCGAGAAGATCGGCGACGACGGTTTCTTCGTCAAGGCGCTGCACTCGATCGGCGCACCGCTCGAGCCGGGTCAGAAGGATGTGCCGTGGCCGTGCAACGACACCAAGTACATCACCCACTTCCCCGAGACCCGCGAGATCTGGAGCTTCGGTTCCGGCTACGGCGGCAACGCGCTGCTGGGCAAGAAGTGCTACTCGCTGCGCATCGCCTCGGCGATGGCCCACGACGAGGGCTGGCTCGCCGAGCACATGCTGATCGTCAAGCTGATCTCGCCGGAGAACAAGTCGTACTTCATCGCCGCGGCGTTCCCGTCGGCCTGCGGTAAGACCAACCTCGCGATGCTGCAGCCGACCATCCCCGGCTGGCGTGCCGAGACCGTCGGTGACGACATCGCCTGGATGCGGTTCGGCAAGGACGGCCGGCTGTACGCCGTCAACCCGGAGTTCGGTTTCTTCGGCGTGGCGCCCGGCACCAACTGGGACTCCAACCCGAACGCGATGAAGACCATCGCCGCCGGCAACACCGTCTTCACCAACGTCGCCAAGACCGACGACAACGACGTGTGGTGGGAAGGCCTGGAGGGCGACCCCGACCACCTGATCGACTGGAAGGGCCAGGACTGGTACCGCGAGTCGGAAGACAAGGCGGCACACCCGAACTCGCGCTACTGCACCCCGATCGCCCAGTGCCCGACGCTGGCCCCGGAATGGGACGACCCGCAGGGTGTGCCGATCTCGGCGATCCTGTTCGGCGGCCGCCGCAAGACCACGGTCCCGCTGGTGACCCAGGCCCGCGACTGGCAGCACGGTGTGTTCATCGGTGCCACCCTGGGCTCCGAGCAGACCGCAGCCGCCGAGGGCAAGGTCGGCACCGTCCGCCGCGACCCGATGGCCATGCTGCCGTTCCTCGGCTACAACGTCGGCGACTACTTCCAGCACTGGATCAACATCGGCAAGAACGCCGACGAGTCCAAGCTGCCGGCGGTGTTCTTCGTCAACTGGTTCCGCCGCGGCGAGGACGGCCGCTTCCTGTGGCCGGGCTTCGGTGAGAACAGCCGCGTGCTGAAGTGGGCCATCGAGCGCATCGAGCACAAGGCCGACGGCAAGAGCACCCCGATCGGCATCGTTCCCACCGCCGACGACCTCGACCTGTCCGGGCTCGACGTCGACCCCGCCGACGTGAACGAGGCCCTGGCCGTCAACGCCGACGAGTGGCGGGCCGAGCTCCCGCTGATCGAGGAGTGGTTCGAGTTCGTCGGGGAGAAGCTGCCCACCGGCATCAAGGACGAGTTCGACGCCCTCAAGCACCGCCTGGCCGAAGAGTCCTGA